A single genomic interval of Litoreibacter ponti harbors:
- a CDS encoding formate--tetrahydrofolate ligase yields MSFKTDIEIAREAKKRPIQEIGAKLGIPEADLLPFGHDKAKVSAEFIAAQKDKPNGKLILVTAINPTPAGEGKTTTTVGLGDGLNSIGKKAAICIREASLGPCFGMKGGAAGGGYAQVVPMEEMNLHFTGDFHAITSAHNLLSAMIDNHIYWGNELEIDERRVTWKRVMDMNDRALRDTVTSLGGVANGFPRQTGFDITVASEVMAILCLATDLDDLQQRLGDIIVAYRRDRSPIYCRDIKADGAMTVLLQQAMQPNLVQTLENNPAFVHGGPFANIAHGCNSVVATTTALKLADYVVTEAGFGADLGAEKFMNIKCRKAGLAPDCVVLVATVRAMKMNGGVAKADLGAENVDAVKAGCANLGRHIENVKSFGVPVVVGINHFAGDTEAEVAAVKAYVESQESEAILCKHWADGSAGVQELATRVAEIADSGVSNFAPLYGDELSLMEKIETVAKRIYRADEVLADKKIRDQLRQWEEAGYAHLPVCMAKTQYSFSTDPNLRGAPVGHSLPIREVRLSAGAGFVVVVCGEIMTMPGLPRVPSAEAIMLNDAGQIEGLF; encoded by the coding sequence ATGAGCTTTAAGACCGATATCGAGATTGCCCGCGAGGCAAAAAAACGCCCCATACAAGAGATCGGCGCGAAGTTGGGCATTCCCGAGGCGGACCTGCTGCCCTTTGGCCACGACAAGGCGAAGGTCTCGGCCGAGTTCATCGCGGCGCAAAAAGACAAGCCCAACGGCAAGCTGATCCTTGTGACGGCGATCAACCCGACGCCTGCGGGTGAAGGCAAAACGACGACGACCGTGGGGCTTGGTGATGGCCTGAACTCGATCGGCAAGAAGGCCGCGATCTGTATCCGCGAGGCCTCGCTTGGTCCATGTTTCGGGATGAAAGGCGGGGCCGCCGGCGGCGGCTACGCGCAGGTCGTTCCGATGGAAGAGATGAACCTGCACTTCACGGGCGATTTCCACGCGATCACCAGCGCCCACAACCTGCTGTCGGCGATGATCGACAACCACATTTATTGGGGCAATGAGCTGGAGATTGACGAGCGCCGTGTGACCTGGAAGCGCGTCATGGACATGAATGACCGTGCGCTGCGCGACACCGTGACCTCGCTGGGCGGTGTGGCCAATGGTTTCCCGCGCCAGACCGGGTTCGACATCACGGTGGCGTCCGAGGTGATGGCAATCCTGTGCCTAGCCACCGACCTGGACGATCTGCAGCAGCGTTTGGGCGACATCATAGTGGCGTATCGCCGGGATCGCTCGCCGATTTATTGCCGCGATATCAAGGCGGATGGCGCAATGACCGTGCTGTTGCAGCAGGCGATGCAGCCGAACCTCGTGCAGACGCTGGAGAATAACCCGGCCTTCGTGCATGGCGGCCCGTTCGCCAATATTGCGCATGGCTGCAACTCGGTTGTGGCGACGACGACAGCGTTGAAGCTGGCCGATTACGTTGTGACCGAGGCGGGCTTTGGCGCCGATCTGGGCGCTGAGAAATTCATGAACATCAAGTGCCGCAAGGCGGGGCTCGCGCCTGATTGCGTGGTGCTCGTGGCGACCGTGCGAGCGATGAAGATGAACGGCGGCGTCGCAAAGGCGGACCTTGGGGCCGAAAATGTTGACGCTGTAAAGGCAGGCTGCGCCAACCTTGGCCGTCATATCGAGAACGTCAAAAGCTTTGGCGTCCCGGTGGTCGTGGGCATTAACCACTTTGCAGGTGACACGGAGGCGGAAGTCGCCGCGGTGAAAGCCTATGTCGAAAGCCAGGAATCCGAGGCAATCTTGTGCAAGCACTGGGCCGATGGCTCTGCCGGTGTGCAAGAACTGGCGACGCGTGTGGCAGAGATCGCCGACAGCGGCGTGTCCAACTTCGCGCCGCTTTATGGGGACGAGCTGAGCCTGATGGAAAAGATCGAGACCGTCGCCAAGCGTATCTATCGCGCCGACGAGGTATTGGCGGACAAGAAAATCCGCGATCAGCTGCGCCAATGGGAAGAGGCGGGCTATGCGCATCTGCCCGTGTGTATGGCGAAGACTCAGTATTCCTTCTCGACCGACCCGAACCTGCGTGGCGCGCCGGTGGGTCATTCGCTGCCGATCCGTGAAGTGCGCTTGTCGGCGGGCGCCGGCTTCGTCGTCGTGGTCTGCGGCGAGATCATGACCATGCCGGGCCTGCCACGGGTGCCGTCGGCTGAGGCGATCATGCTCAATGATGCCGGTCAAATCGAAGGTCTGTTTTAA
- the pal gene encoding peptidoglycan-associated lipoprotein Pal — protein MKTLTKAVLLTATLALGACANGGFRGDEGGAGPGGVPGAGDGISTSALNPSSPAYFSQTIGDKVLFAVDQSTLSPEARATLQQQASWLQTNTTYTAIIEGHADEQGTREYNLALGARRAAAARDFLVANGIADNRLRTVTFGKERPLEVCSTESCYAKNRRAVTVISAGVGS, from the coding sequence ATGAAAACTCTCACCAAGGCCGTTCTTCTGACCGCCACCCTTGCGCTGGGCGCCTGCGCCAATGGCGGCTTCCGTGGCGATGAAGGCGGCGCAGGCCCCGGCGGTGTGCCGGGTGCGGGCGACGGGATCTCCACCTCCGCGTTGAACCCGTCGAGCCCCGCCTATTTCAGCCAGACCATCGGCGACAAGGTGCTGTTCGCGGTGGATCAATCCACGCTCAGCCCCGAGGCGCGCGCAACGCTGCAGCAGCAGGCAAGCTGGCTGCAGACGAACACCACCTACACCGCGATCATCGAAGGCCACGCGGACGAGCAGGGCACGCGCGAGTACAACCTCGCACTTGGCGCTCGCCGCGCCGCCGCTGCGCGCGACTTCCTTGTGGCCAACGGCATCGCCGACAACCGCCTGCGCACGGTAACCTTCGGCAAGGAGCGCCCGCTTGAGGTCTGCTCGACGGAAAGCTGCTACGCTAAGAACCGCCGCGCCGTGACGGTGATTTCCGCCGGTGTCGGCAGCTAG
- a CDS encoding DNA alkylation repair protein, translating to MPEPFKTLYNPEMVRQMADHLARVSPEFERDVFEGTGLYGLDALEMMARSEQISLAIDAAFPDDPALKRTAMIAALHPETERPIDQLAMDETGIAGWAVEPMARVIVRNGIGTPRESLAALAEMTKRFTAEFAVRPFFRDHPDLTLEHAHAWATADNVHLRRLASEGSRPLLPWGIKLHQFVENPAPLIPLLTKLRDDPEEYVRRSVANNLNDIAKNQPDLVAELAQDWIQGATRPRSRLVKHACRTLIKQGHPGALAAFGYTTPQLSDVALQAPDQVKLGEAMEIEFSFTAETEQSLLIDYVLHFLRKNGQLSPKVFKWTELTVKAGEQTQITKRHPYRKVTTRADYPGAQKLSVQVNGVTVAETGFELSL from the coding sequence ATGCCCGAGCCGTTCAAGACACTCTACAACCCCGAGATGGTGCGTCAGATGGCGGATCATCTGGCGCGGGTCTCGCCAGAGTTTGAGCGCGACGTTTTCGAAGGCACGGGGCTCTACGGGTTGGATGCGCTTGAGATGATGGCCCGGTCCGAACAAATAAGCCTAGCGATAGACGCGGCCTTTCCGGATGATCCGGCACTGAAGCGGACGGCGATGATCGCAGCGCTTCACCCGGAGACGGAGCGCCCGATAGACCAACTTGCGATGGATGAGACCGGCATTGCCGGTTGGGCGGTTGAGCCGATGGCGCGCGTGATTGTGCGAAACGGGATCGGCACGCCACGCGAAAGCCTCGCCGCCTTGGCCGAAATGACGAAGCGATTCACTGCGGAGTTCGCCGTGCGGCCGTTCTTCCGCGACCACCCGGACCTGACGCTGGAGCACGCGCACGCCTGGGCCACTGCGGATAACGTGCACCTGCGCCGCCTAGCGTCCGAAGGCTCGCGCCCGCTCTTGCCATGGGGCATCAAGCTGCATCAATTTGTGGAAAACCCAGCACCCTTGATCCCGTTGCTGACCAAATTGCGCGATGACCCCGAGGAATACGTCCGCCGCTCTGTCGCAAATAACCTCAACGATATCGCCAAAAACCAGCCCGACTTGGTCGCAGAGCTGGCGCAGGACTGGATACAAGGCGCAACAAGGCCGCGGTCACGTCTGGTCAAACACGCCTGCCGAACCCTGATCAAGCAGGGGCACCCGGGGGCTTTGGCGGCTTTCGGCTACACCACGCCACAGCTGAGTGACGTCGCATTGCAAGCGCCCGATCAGGTCAAGCTGGGCGAGGCGATGGAAATCGAATTCTCGTTCACGGCGGAGACGGAACAATCTCTGCTCATCGACTACGTTCTGCATTTTCTGAGGAAAAACGGCCAACTCAGCCCCAAGGTTTTCAAATGGACCGAGCTGACGGTGAAGGCTGGGGAGCAGACGCAGATCACCAAAAGACACCCGTACCGCAAAGTGACCACCCGCGCGGATTATCCCGGCGCGCAAAAACTGTCGGTTCAGGTCAACGGGGTCACGGTGGCGGAGACGGGCTTCGAGTTGTCGCTTTAG
- the tilS gene encoding tRNA lysidine(34) synthetase TilS produces the protein MIGDAPLGVAVSGGGDSMALLALLLEAGLTPQVATVHHHLRDEAGAEVAAVVAFCADHGLIHTQLDWHWDGTGNLQDQGRRARYRLLAAWASERALAHIALGHTADDNAETFLMGLSRGAGLDGLSGMRARFKRGAVTFHRPLLSVSRADLRDLLRAKGIAWADDPSNDDPAYHRVRIRQAMDALSSAGIDPAAIQKTIGNLAATRSDISLDLARALEGRFELYHGDILFDLPWLERQTMETRRRVLKAAIRVVSGQDYPPRGDKLARLAGDLRSKSALQGCLFSNDGTHLRVSREFAAVDAMAVPSDAVWDDRWVADGPHADGLTLRALGEDGLTQVDDDWRALGLPRASVLASPSIWRGATLRSAPLAGWPEGWKIRLCKDAPQLIGSILLH, from the coding sequence ATGATCGGCGATGCCCCGTTGGGCGTCGCCGTTTCTGGTGGCGGCGACAGCATGGCGTTGCTTGCGTTGCTGCTGGAGGCGGGGCTCACGCCACAGGTCGCGACCGTGCACCACCACCTGCGCGACGAGGCGGGGGCAGAGGTCGCTGCGGTCGTCGCATTCTGCGCAGATCACGGTCTAATCCACACCCAGCTCGATTGGCATTGGGACGGCACCGGCAACCTGCAGGATCAAGGCCGCCGCGCGCGCTACCGATTGCTGGCCGCTTGGGCATCCGAGCGCGCGCTGGCCCATATCGCGCTTGGCCACACCGCCGATGACAACGCCGAGACATTTCTGATGGGCCTGTCGCGCGGGGCGGGGCTGGATGGTCTGTCGGGGATGCGGGCGCGGTTCAAGCGAGGGGCGGTGACATTTCATCGCCCGCTTTTATCCGTCAGCCGCGCCGATCTGCGCGATCTGCTACGCGCCAAGGGGATCGCTTGGGCCGACGACCCCAGCAATGACGATCCTGCCTATCACCGCGTCCGCATCCGGCAGGCTATGGACGCGCTTTCTTCCGCAGGCATCGATCCGGCCGCGATCCAGAAAACGATCGGCAACCTGGCGGCGACCCGCTCCGATATCAGCTTAGACCTGGCGCGTGCGCTTGAGGGTCGGTTTGAGCTTTATCACGGTGACATTCTGTTCGATCTGCCATGGCTCGAGCGGCAAACGATGGAGACGCGCCGCCGGGTGCTCAAGGCCGCGATCCGCGTGGTCTCTGGTCAAGACTACCCGCCTCGGGGCGACAAACTGGCGCGGCTCGCGGGCGATTTGCGCTCGAAATCCGCATTGCAGGGGTGCTTGTTTTCAAACGATGGCACGCACTTGCGCGTCTCGCGTGAGTTTGCCGCTGTTGACGCCATGGCGGTTCCCAGCGACGCGGTCTGGGACGACCGCTGGGTCGCTGATGGCCCGCATGCGGACGGCTTGACGCTGCGCGCTTTGGGCGAGGATGGGCTGACCCAAGTCGATGATGACTGGCGCGCGCTTGGCTTGCCGCGCGCATCGGTTCTTGCCTCGCCGTCCATCTGGCGGGGTGCGACACTCAGAAGCGCGCCGCTTGCCGGATGGCCCGAGGGCTGGAAAATAAGGCTCTGCAAAGATGCGCCGCAACTGATTGGTTCCATTTTATTGCATTGA
- a CDS encoding MOSC domain-containing protein produces MPALKKTDITGTITWLGLVRSREEALRSAPVEALQAQFSGVDGEDHGGLTRASCSRVTSQYPKGTTIRNTRQVCIVSAEEMAQIAHDIGIETFNPEWCGANIVISGIPDFTHIPPSSRLQLPGGATLTVDMENRPCHLPAPVIDADAPGHGKAFKAAARGRRGVTAWVEREGEIKLGDTVTLHIPDQRAWQP; encoded by the coding sequence TTGCCCGCATTGAAGAAAACCGACATCACCGGAACGATCACCTGGCTGGGCCTTGTGCGCAGCCGCGAGGAAGCGTTGCGCTCGGCGCCCGTTGAGGCACTGCAGGCGCAGTTTTCCGGCGTTGACGGCGAGGATCATGGCGGCCTGACCCGAGCTTCCTGCAGCCGCGTTACATCGCAGTACCCGAAGGGCACAACGATCCGGAACACGCGGCAGGTCTGCATCGTCTCGGCGGAAGAGATGGCACAGATCGCGCACGACATCGGGATCGAGACGTTCAACCCCGAATGGTGCGGCGCGAATATCGTGATCTCCGGTATCCCGGACTTTACCCACATTCCGCCTTCGTCCCGGCTGCAGCTTCCCGGCGGTGCCACCCTGACCGTGGATATGGAAAACCGCCCTTGCCACTTGCCCGCGCCTGTCATTGACGCGGATGCGCCGGGTCATGGCAAGGCTTTCAAGGCCGCAGCCAGGGGCCGCCGCGGCGTAACGGCCTGGGTCGAACGGGAAGGGGAAATCAAGCTCGGCGACACAGTGACATTACACATTCCTGATCAACGTGCCTGGCAGCCCTGA
- the folD gene encoding bifunctional methylenetetrahydrofolate dehydrogenase/methenyltetrahydrofolate cyclohydrolase FolD, with protein sequence MSAQVIDGKAFAAKVRGHVAEHVARLKEENDLTPGLAVVLVGEDPASQVYVRSKGKMTVEVGMKSVEHRLEADTSEADLLAVIADLNADPTIHGILVQLPLPGHLNEDLVINSIDPAKDVDGFHISNVGLLGTGQKSMVPCTPLGCLMMLRDHHGSLSGMDAVVIGRSNIVGKPMAQLLLGDSCTVTIAHSRTKDLPDVVRRADIVVAAVGRPEMVPGDWIKPGATVIDVGINRVPNGEKTKLVGDVDYASCAEVAGAITPVPGGVGPMTIACLLANTLTACCRANGLKEPEGLTA encoded by the coding sequence ATGAGCGCACAAGTGATTGATGGAAAAGCCTTTGCCGCGAAAGTGCGCGGCCACGTGGCGGAGCATGTGGCGCGGCTGAAAGAAGAAAATGACCTGACGCCCGGTTTGGCCGTGGTGCTTGTGGGCGAGGACCCGGCGAGCCAAGTTTATGTCCGCTCCAAGGGTAAAATGACGGTCGAGGTCGGTATGAAGTCGGTCGAGCATCGGCTGGAGGCGGACACGTCCGAGGCCGACTTGCTGGCGGTTATTGCTGATCTGAATGCGGATCCGACGATCCACGGCATTCTCGTGCAATTGCCGCTGCCGGGGCATCTCAATGAAGATCTGGTGATCAACTCAATTGACCCGGCCAAGGATGTGGATGGATTTCATATCTCCAATGTCGGGCTGCTGGGAACCGGGCAAAAGTCGATGGTGCCGTGCACGCCGCTTGGCTGCCTGATGATGCTGCGCGACCATCATGGTTCACTGTCGGGCATGGATGCGGTTGTGATTGGGCGCTCGAATATCGTGGGCAAGCCGATGGCGCAGCTGCTTTTGGGCGACAGCTGCACCGTGACGATCGCGCATTCGCGCACCAAGGATTTGCCGGACGTCGTGCGACGCGCGGATATTGTTGTCGCCGCCGTGGGCCGTCCGGAGATGGTGCCGGGCGACTGGATCAAGCCGGGCGCGACGGTCATCGACGTCGGCATCAACCGGGTGCCGAATGGCGAGAAGACGAAGCTGGTGGGTGATGTGGACTATGCCTCCTGCGCAGAGGTGGCCGGCGCGATCACGCCGGTGCCCGGTGGGGTTGGTCCGATGACGATTGCCTGTCTTTTGGCGAATACGTTGACCGCATGCTGCCGCGCCAATGGGTTGAAAGAGCCCGAAGGGCTTACCGCTTAG
- the ybgF gene encoding tol-pal system protein YbgF, with product MRKVIGFTVALMLAAPAAAQDSTLADIRAELGQLNGEITRLRAEMSSGNTGGLTVTGDMLQRMDTIEAELSRLTSRTESLENRINRVVTDGTNRVGDLEFRLCELEAGCDIGSLGTTQPLGGETGGATPAVVAPSQPADTGGVELAISEKADYERAQEALASGDFRSAAEQFATFNESYPGGPLAADAYFFRGEALAKLGDWNNAARSYLESFSGSPDAPRAPEALLRLGLALYELGQAEEACLMLQEVGVRYPGSDQVLPANSSMRNLGCS from the coding sequence ATGCGTAAGGTAATCGGTTTCACTGTTGCCCTGATGCTGGCCGCGCCCGCTGCGGCGCAAGACAGCACGCTTGCGGACATTCGCGCCGAGCTGGGTCAGCTCAACGGCGAGATCACCCGGCTGCGAGCCGAGATGTCGTCGGGCAATACCGGCGGGCTGACGGTGACCGGCGACATGCTGCAGCGCATGGACACGATCGAGGCGGAGCTGTCCCGGCTGACGTCGCGCACCGAGAGCCTTGAGAACCGCATCAATCGCGTCGTCACGGATGGCACCAACCGGGTGGGCGATCTGGAATTCCGCCTCTGCGAGCTGGAGGCAGGATGCGATATCGGCAGCCTTGGCACGACGCAGCCGCTGGGCGGCGAAACCGGCGGGGCGACCCCCGCAGTCGTGGCGCCAAGCCAGCCTGCGGATACCGGCGGCGTTGAATTGGCAATCTCCGAGAAGGCCGATTATGAGCGGGCGCAGGAGGCGCTCGCCTCAGGTGACTTTCGCAGCGCCGCAGAGCAGTTTGCGACCTTTAATGAATCCTACCCGGGCGGGCCGCTAGCCGCCGACGCCTATTTCTTCCGCGGCGAGGCGTTGGCTAAGCTTGGCGACTGGAACAACGCCGCGCGCAGCTATCTCGAAAGCTTCTCCGGCTCCCCCGACGCGCCCCGCGCTCCGGAGGCGCTGCTGCGTCTCGGCCTCGCCCTGTATGAGCTGGGCCAGGCGGAGGAAGCCTGCCTGATGCTGCAAGAGGTCGGCGTGCGCTACCCGGGCTCCGATCAGGTGCTGCCGGCGAACTCATCCATGAGAAATCTCGGCTGCTCGTGA
- the ftsH gene encoding ATP-dependent zinc metalloprotease FtsH, whose protein sequence is MGNARQIAFWVVLFLLILALFNLFNGGQTTANSRTIPYSDFIERVESGDVSQVTLDGEKIIIRSGTETFSTVRPEGVDVTPVLLENDVAIEARPQEQSGLLAYVGTLLPFIIIIGIWIFFMNRMQGGGKGGAMGFGKSKAKLLTEKHGRVTFDDVAGIDEAKDDLEEIVEFLRNPQKFSRLGGKIPKGALLVGPPGTGKTLLARAVAGEAGVPFFTISGSDFVEMFVGVGASRVRDMFEQAKKNAPCIVFIDEIDAVGRSRGAGYGGGNDEREQTLNQLLVEMDGFEANEGIIIVAATNRPDVLDPALLRPGRFDRQVQVPNPDIKGREKILRVHARKVPLGPDVDLRIIARGSPGFSGADLANLVNESALMAARVGRRFVTMEDFENAKDKVMMGAERRSMVMTEDEKKLTAYHEAGHAIVGLNVPQHDPIHKATIIPRGRALGLVMSLPERDQLSVSKTKYTSKIAMAMGGKVAEELKFGPENVTSGATSDIQQVSKIARAMVTQFGFSDELGHVDYANEQQSYLGAYGGGTNHSQETQKIIDQKVKELIDEGYETAKRILTEKNEEWERLAQGLLEYETLTGAEITKVIAGQPLNRGDDDEDDTPESGTTSVASIPKTRKSKTPKSDGGMEPEPSA, encoded by the coding sequence TTGGGCAACGCGAGACAAATCGCATTCTGGGTTGTGCTGTTTTTGCTAATCCTGGCGCTCTTCAACCTTTTCAACGGGGGACAGACGACCGCGAATTCGCGCACGATCCCCTATTCCGATTTCATCGAAAGGGTTGAGTCCGGCGATGTCAGTCAGGTGACGCTGGACGGCGAGAAGATCATCATCCGTTCGGGCACCGAGACCTTTTCGACCGTGCGCCCGGAAGGTGTGGATGTGACGCCCGTGCTGCTCGAGAACGATGTCGCGATCGAGGCACGGCCTCAGGAACAAAGCGGCCTGCTGGCTTATGTCGGCACGCTGCTGCCGTTCATCATCATCATCGGTATCTGGATTTTCTTCATGAACCGGATGCAGGGCGGTGGCAAAGGCGGCGCGATGGGCTTCGGTAAATCCAAAGCGAAGCTGCTGACCGAAAAGCACGGCCGCGTGACCTTTGACGACGTGGCGGGCATCGACGAGGCGAAGGACGATCTTGAAGAGATCGTTGAGTTTCTGCGGAACCCGCAGAAGTTCAGCCGTCTTGGCGGTAAAATCCCGAAGGGTGCGCTGCTGGTGGGCCCTCCCGGTACGGGTAAGACGCTTCTGGCCCGTGCGGTTGCGGGTGAGGCGGGGGTGCCGTTCTTCACCATCTCCGGCTCTGACTTTGTCGAAATGTTCGTCGGTGTCGGCGCCTCGCGCGTCCGTGACATGTTCGAGCAGGCCAAGAAAAACGCGCCTTGTATCGTTTTCATCGACGAGATTGACGCCGTGGGCCGGTCCCGTGGCGCGGGCTATGGCGGCGGCAATGACGAGCGCGAGCAGACCCTGAACCAGCTGCTGGTCGAAATGGACGGGTTTGAGGCCAACGAAGGCATCATCATCGTGGCGGCGACCAACCGTCCCGATGTTCTGGACCCAGCACTGCTGCGCCCCGGTCGCTTTGACCGTCAGGTGCAGGTGCCAAATCCCGATATCAAAGGTCGTGAGAAGATCCTGCGCGTGCATGCGCGCAAGGTGCCGCTTGGCCCCGATGTGGATCTGCGGATTATTGCCCGTGGCTCGCCCGGCTTCTCTGGTGCCGATCTGGCGAACCTGGTTAACGAGAGCGCCTTGATGGCCGCCCGCGTTGGCAGACGCTTCGTGACGATGGAAGATTTCGAGAATGCCAAGGACAAGGTGATGATGGGGGCCGAGCGCCGCTCCATGGTCATGACCGAGGACGAGAAGAAACTGACCGCCTATCATGAGGCAGGCCACGCGATCGTCGGTCTGAACGTCCCGCAGCATGATCCGATCCACAAGGCGACGATCATTCCGCGCGGCCGCGCCTTGGGTCTGGTGATGAGCCTGCCCGAACGCGATCAATTGTCGGTCTCGAAAACCAAATATACCTCGAAGATTGCCATGGCGATGGGCGGCAAGGTGGCAGAAGAGCTGAAGTTCGGACCGGAGAATGTGACCTCAGGCGCAACCTCGGATATCCAGCAGGTCTCCAAGATCGCCCGTGCTATGGTGACGCAGTTCGGCTTCTCTGATGAGCTGGGGCATGTGGATTACGCCAACGAGCAGCAATCCTATCTTGGCGCCTATGGCGGCGGCACGAACCACAGCCAGGAGACTCAGAAAATCATCGATCAGAAGGTAAAAGAGCTGATTGATGAAGGGTATGAGACCGCCAAGCGCATCCTGACCGAGAAGAATGAGGAGTGGGAGCGTCTTGCCCAAGGCCTGCTGGAATACGAAACTCTGACCGGGGCTGAAATCACCAAGGTGATCGCCGGGCAGCCGCTCAACCGTGGCGACGACGATGAAGATGACACGCCGGAAAGCGGAACGACATCCGTCGCGTCGATCCCGAAGACCCGGAAGTCCAAGACGCCGAAATCAGACGGCGGCATGGAACCGGAACCGTCGGCATAG
- the tolB gene encoding Tol-Pal system beta propeller repeat protein TolB: MMRRLLSLIAVVMALVAAPVAAQSCQDGVLCIELDNPNIEPLPFAVPTFVAESAGADQYARDLASVVAADLQGSGLFRAISEDAYISQITSFDSPVQFADWKAINAQALITGAVSTTGDDQIVVKFRLFDVFAENQMGEGLQFVGSTNGWRRMAHKVADAVYSRITGEGPYFDSRVVFVSESGPKNARLKRLGVMDYDGANQQFLTDAQAIVLAPRFSPNGDRVIYTSYESGFPKIYVLDVASVGRRVLQDQPGTMSFAPRFAPNGQEVVFSLTTGSNTDIYKLNLSSGERTQLTTSPAIETAPSYSPDGTQIVFESDRSGTQQLYVMPASGGEATRISFGQGRYGTPVWSPRGDLIAFTKQNRGRFHIGVMRTDGSGERLLTASFLDEGPTWSPNGRVIMFTRETAGSGGSSTLYSVDISGRNLKAVQANASDPSWSPLLK, translated from the coding sequence ATGATGAGACGACTTCTCAGCCTTATCGCCGTGGTGATGGCCCTTGTGGCCGCACCCGTCGCGGCGCAGTCTTGCCAAGACGGCGTCCTGTGCATCGAGCTCGACAATCCAAACATCGAACCCTTGCCCTTTGCAGTCCCGACCTTCGTGGCCGAAAGCGCGGGCGCGGATCAATATGCCCGCGATCTGGCCTCTGTGGTGGCGGCGGATTTGCAGGGCTCCGGCCTGTTTCGGGCGATCTCGGAAGACGCCTATATCAGCCAGATCACCAGCTTCGACAGCCCGGTGCAGTTTGCCGATTGGAAGGCGATCAATGCGCAGGCGCTGATCACCGGGGCGGTGTCCACCACCGGCGACGACCAGATCGTCGTGAAATTTCGCCTGTTTGACGTGTTCGCCGAGAACCAGATGGGCGAAGGCCTTCAATTCGTGGGCAGCACCAATGGCTGGCGGCGCATGGCCCATAAGGTGGCCGACGCGGTCTATTCCCGGATCACCGGCGAAGGTCCGTATTTCGACAGCCGCGTCGTGTTCGTGTCCGAGAGCGGCCCGAAGAATGCCCGCCTGAAACGGCTGGGCGTCATGGATTACGACGGCGCGAACCAGCAATTTCTGACCGACGCGCAGGCCATCGTGCTGGCGCCGCGCTTCTCGCCAAATGGCGACCGGGTGATCTACACCAGCTACGAGAGCGGCTTTCCGAAAATCTACGTGCTTGATGTGGCCTCCGTGGGACGCCGGGTGCTGCAAGACCAGCCCGGCACGATGAGCTTCGCGCCGCGCTTTGCGCCCAACGGGCAAGAGGTGGTGTTTTCGCTGACGACAGGTTCCAACACCGACATCTATAAGCTGAACCTCAGCTCCGGCGAGCGCACGCAGCTGACGACAAGTCCCGCGATTGAAACCGCGCCCAGCTATTCGCCCGACGGCACCCAGATCGTGTTTGAGAGCGACCGTTCCGGCACGCAGCAGCTTTATGTGATGCCCGCGAGCGGGGGCGAGGCCACGCGGATATCCTTCGGGCAGGGCCGTTACGGCACGCCCGTCTGGTCCCCGCGCGGCGATTTGATCGCGTTCACCAAGCAAAATCGCGGACGGTTTCACATCGGCGTCATGCGCACCGATGGATCGGGCGAGCGGCTGCTGACCGCGTCCTTTCTTGATGAGGGCCCGACCTGGTCGCCCAATGGCCGGGTGATCATGTTCACGCGGGAAACCGCAGGCTCAGGCGGGTCGTCCACACTCTACTCCGTCGACATCTCGGGCCGGAACCTGAAGGCGGTGCAGGCCAACGCCTCCGACCCCAGTTGGTCGCCGCTTTTGAAATAA